Proteins from a genomic interval of Corynebacterium freiburgense:
- the hisN gene encoding histidinol-phosphatase, with translation MHKDLVIALQLADLADSITLPRFEASDLKVDSKPDMTPVSDADLACEEALRILINELAPEDEILGEEFGGSTSAGRQWVIDPIDGTKNYVRGVPVWATLIALLIDGRPVLGVISAPALGRRWWAVEGEGAWRSVFGGEPKRLGVSAISKLEDASVSFSSLDGWRDLNLRDNFFSLSDITWRLRGFGDFYSYCLVAEGAVDIAAEPEVSLWDLAPLAILVTEAGGRFTSLEGIDGPHGGNALATNGLIHEETRKILTEGR, from the coding sequence ATGCATAAAGACCTCGTCATAGCGCTACAACTTGCCGATCTGGCGGACAGCATTACCCTCCCCCGGTTCGAAGCCAGCGATTTGAAAGTGGATTCGAAACCGGATATGACACCGGTTTCTGATGCCGATCTTGCCTGCGAAGAAGCACTTCGAATACTCATTAATGAACTAGCCCCCGAAGATGAAATTCTTGGCGAGGAATTCGGTGGAAGCACCTCCGCAGGCCGCCAATGGGTAATCGATCCAATCGACGGCACCAAAAACTATGTTCGAGGCGTTCCCGTATGGGCGACACTTATCGCACTGCTTATCGACGGCCGCCCGGTCTTAGGCGTTATATCAGCCCCAGCGCTCGGACGGCGCTGGTGGGCAGTTGAAGGTGAAGGAGCTTGGCGCTCGGTATTTGGCGGCGAACCAAAGCGTTTGGGGGTGTCCGCAATTTCCAAACTCGAAGATGCATCCGTTTCCTTCTCGTCCCTCGACGGTTGGCGTGATCTTAATCTTCGCGATAATTTCTTTAGCCTCTCCGATATCACCTGGCGGCTCCGCGGCTTCGGCGATTTTTACTCCTATTGCCTCGTGGCCGAAGGCGCCGTCGACATTGCAGCAGAACCAGAAGTTAGCCTTTGGGATCTCGCACCTCTAGCTATCCTGGTCACCGAGGCAGGCGGCCGTTTTACTTCCCTTGAAGGTATCGACGGCCCCCACGGTGGCAATGCACTCGCCACTAACGGGCTTATACATGAAGAGACACGGAAAATACTGACCGAGGGCCGATAG
- a CDS encoding inositol monophosphatase family protein: MQNSQNLEEMIGTITKTFVIAHEADTDEHLAQALVFNAGRLAWRMRETGITTQRKTNISDVVTEADHAAEQFISGALLALRPNDGVLGEEGASRPAETGRIWVIDPIDGTYNFASGSDYFCSALALQDNGELRFGAVHRPTMGYTWFGGKHIPTTRDSQKLAPLQDTPLSEVSLGSYLHPSYMNSLSATWINVAKHAATVRMLGAGSIDLASVADGTLGAWMQHSAPAWDWLPGKALIEGAGGRCETADAGGVTWHIAGNTRAVAEILDALH; the protein is encoded by the coding sequence ATGCAAAACTCACAAAATCTCGAAGAGATGATCGGAACAATTACCAAAACCTTTGTTATTGCACATGAGGCGGATACCGATGAGCATCTCGCACAAGCTTTAGTATTTAACGCCGGACGGCTCGCTTGGCGTATGCGCGAAACCGGAATTACCACTCAACGAAAAACCAATATTAGTGACGTGGTTACAGAAGCAGACCACGCCGCGGAACAATTTATTTCTGGCGCATTATTGGCACTGCGTCCAAATGATGGTGTTTTAGGGGAAGAGGGTGCTTCGCGGCCTGCTGAAACCGGCCGTATATGGGTAATCGACCCTATTGATGGCACGTACAATTTCGCTTCCGGCAGCGACTATTTCTGCTCCGCCCTAGCCCTACAGGACAACGGCGAATTACGCTTCGGCGCAGTACACCGGCCTACAATGGGCTATACTTGGTTTGGCGGAAAACACATCCCAACCACGCGTGATTCGCAAAAACTAGCGCCATTACAGGACACTCCATTAAGCGAAGTTTCCCTGGGGTCATATCTTCACCCTTCGTATATGAATTCGCTTTCTGCTACTTGGATCAATGTTGCGAAACACGCAGCCACGGTACGAATGCTCGGCGCTGGCAGTATTGATTTAGCAAGTGTGGCCGATGGAACCCTAGGGGCGTGGATGCAACACTCGGCCCCAGCATGGGATTGGCTGCCCGGCAAGGCCTTAATCGAAGGCGCGGGCGGACGCTGCGAAACAGCCGATGCTGGTGGCGTAACCTGGCATATTGCTGGGAACACACGCGCGGTTGCAGAAATACTGGACGCGTTACACTAA
- the prfB gene encoding peptide chain release factor 2 encodes MRQDLAAELSALSATLTTIEKIMDPQEMSERVRELEARASDPSLWDDPENAQQVTSELSTVQGNLRKLQELRQRLDDLPIMYELAEEEGEGTEQVDEEFAELCADIQSLEVKTMLSGEYDAREAVINIRSGAGGVDAADWAEMLMRMYIRWAEKSGRNVDIYDISYAEEAGIKSATFVVHGEYTYGTLSVEQGAHRLVRISPFDNQARRQTSFAEIEVLPVVETTDHIDVPDSDIRVDVYRSSGPGGQSVNTTDSAVRITHIPTGIVVTCQNEKSQIQNRASAMRVLQAKLLERKRQEERAEMDALGAGGNASWGNQMRSYVLHPYQMVKDHRNQFEVNDPAKVLDGEIDAFLEAGIRWRMSQTEA; translated from the coding sequence ATGCGACAAGATCTTGCTGCTGAACTTTCGGCCCTTTCTGCGACGCTTACCACTATTGAAAAAATTATGGACCCGCAGGAGATGTCGGAACGGGTGCGCGAATTGGAGGCGCGGGCTTCCGATCCCTCGCTTTGGGACGACCCGGAAAACGCGCAGCAAGTAACCAGTGAGCTTTCCACGGTGCAGGGCAACCTTAGGAAACTGCAGGAGCTACGCCAACGCCTTGATGACCTGCCAATTATGTACGAACTTGCCGAAGAAGAAGGTGAGGGGACCGAACAGGTGGATGAAGAATTCGCCGAGTTGTGTGCGGATATTCAATCCTTGGAAGTTAAAACAATGCTGTCTGGGGAGTACGACGCCCGGGAAGCGGTGATTAATATTCGCTCCGGCGCTGGCGGGGTCGATGCTGCAGACTGGGCTGAAATGCTTATGCGAATGTATATTCGCTGGGCGGAAAAGTCTGGGCGCAATGTTGATATTTACGATATTTCCTACGCGGAAGAAGCTGGCATTAAATCCGCAACCTTTGTTGTGCATGGCGAATATACATATGGCACGCTTTCGGTGGAGCAGGGGGCGCATCGCCTGGTGCGCATTAGCCCATTTGATAACCAGGCGCGGCGCCAAACCTCGTTTGCGGAAATTGAGGTATTGCCGGTGGTGGAAACCACAGATCATATCGACGTCCCGGACTCCGATATTCGTGTCGATGTATACCGTTCATCGGGGCCAGGTGGGCAATCGGTAAATACAACAGACTCCGCAGTTCGTATTACACATATCCCTACTGGGATCGTGGTGACCTGCCAAAATGAGAAATCACAAATCCAAAACCGGGCGTCAGCAATGCGGGTTCTGCAAGCAAAGCTTTTGGAGCGCAAACGCCAAGAAGAACGTGCGGAAATGGATGCACTCGGTGCGGGTGGTAATGCTTCATGGGGTAATCAAATGCGATCCTATGTATTGCACCCCTACCAGATGGTGAAAGATCACCGTAACCAATTTGAGGTCAATGACCCAGCAAAAGTCCTTGATGGTGAAATTGATGCCTTCCTTGAAGCAGGCATTCGTTGGCGGATGTCTCAGACGGAAGCGTAG